In Flavobacterium hankyongi, the genomic window AATGTAAGGAACAATTGAATCGGCTAATTTAGGATTAACCACTTTGTGTTTTAGAACCTCGCTTTTATCTACAGGAATTCTAATTTTATTTGTTGGATAAAATTGAATATGATGTCCGTTTTGTAGTTCAATCAATGTGCGAGGGTCGTCACTTGAGATGAAATTGAAAAATTCATTTACATCCAAACGTGCATCTGTTCTTTTTTCAAAAGCCAAATAGTCTCTTTTTTCTGAAACATAATCTTCATGAGAGAAAGAAATTGGAACAGGATCAGATTCATATGCTTTTGATTTCATTGTGTCAATGTACCAGTCGGTCATTAATAAACTAGTGTTTACAATTCTCACGTCTGTTCTATAGCCTTCTATTTCTTGTAAATACCACAAAGGGAAAGTGTCATTATCGCCAATGGTAAACAAAATTGCATTAGGTTCGCAAGAATCTAAATATGCTCTTGCAGAAGCAACTGCAGTGCGTTTGCCAGAACGGTCATGATCATCCCAGTTTTGAGAAGCCATAAGCACTGGTGTAGCAAGTAAACAAGCTGTTATGACTACTGGTGCAGCAATTTTAGGTTGGATATATTTCTTGATGGTGTCATAAATCGCATAAACACCAATGCCTATCCAAATAGCAAATACATAGAATGATCCTACAAGAGCATAATCACGCTCACGAGGCTCAAAAGGACGTTCGTTTAAGTAAATCTTTAAAGCCAATCCTGTAAACAAGAATAGCGCAAGTACAACATAAAAACTTTTCAGATCTTTTCGAGCGTGGAAAAAGAATCCAATTAATCCAATAATGAATGGTAAGAAGAAATATGTGTTTCTTCCTTTGTTGTTTTTCCAGTCTGCTGGTAAGTTTTCTTGTGATGTAAGTCTTATTTCGTCAATAAAATTGATGCCTGATATCCAGTTTCCGTCTTTTAAATCATATTCACCTTGTTTGTCATTTTGTCTTCCAACAAAATTCCACATTAAATATCTCCAATACATGTAGCCAAATTGGTATTCAAACATGAAAGTAAGATTGTCTATAGTACTTGGTTTTTCTACATCTAAGTAGTGGCCATAGCTTTTTAAGAATTTGTCATAATCGTCAATTTCTAATTTCCCTGATGCATAAGCTGTCCTGAATTCAGAAACTACTTGAAGTAATTCTTCTTCTTCGGCATATTCAGGCTTTACTTTAAAGTCAAGAACATTTGTAAAACGCATGTAATTTACAGCATGTTCGTTGCTCCATAAACGAGGTAGGAAAGCTTTATGATTATCATCAGTGTTTTGAGATCCGTTTTTGTATTCATTTACGATAACGTATTCTCCTTTTTTGTAATCTCTTTCGTAGTTTGGTTTATCGTCAGTATAAGGATTGTTTTCGTCTAAACCAGCATAAGAGTCCGAGAATTGTGGGCCGTAAAATAATTTTTGCTCTCCATATTGTTCTCTATTATAGTAAGCAAGAACTTCTCTAGCATCAGAAGGATTGTTTTCGTTAATTGGAGTTTTTGCATTCGCTCTAATCGGTAACATCATCCAAGTTGAGAATCCAATTAAGATAAATAGAACGCATAAAATAAGTGTGTTGTAGAATACTTTGCCGTTCTGACGAGTGTACTTTAATCCAAAATAGAAGAAAGCAATTAATAAAATGGTTACGAAGATTGTTCCTGAGTTAAAAGGTAATCCTAAATTGTTTACCATAAATACTTCTGTTGCTCCAAAGAATGTCATTGTCCATGGTAATAATAGCTTGAAGATGAACAATAAGATTGAAACTACTACAATATTGGCAACAATGAAGTTTTTAATGGTTACTTTTTCGTAGTGTTTAAAATAGTATAGGAATCCAATTGAAGGTATTGTTAGCAACGCCATGAAATGCACTCCAAAAGATAATCCAACAACTAGAGCGATTAATAACAACCATTTATTCCCTTTAGGTAAATGCATTTCTTGTTCCCATCTAAGACCAAGCCAAAAAAGTAAAGCAATTAAAAAAGTTGCCATAGCATAAACCTCTGCTTCAACTGCGTTAAACCAAAAACTGTCTGAAAATGTAAATGCTAATGACCCCACAAAAGCACTTCCAAGAATTGCAATTGCATTGTCTTTATTTATTTCAGTAAAAGATGAAACGACTTTTCTTAGTATAATAGTCAGTGACCAAAATAAAAATAAGATTGTAAAGGCACTTGAAAATACAGACATCATGTTTACCATCAATGCAATATTTTCTTTACCAATGGCAAACATAGAAAAGAAAGCTCCCATCATTTGGAATAATGGTGCTCCAGGTGGGTGACCTACTTCAAGTTTTGCAGCAGTGGCAATATATTCGCCACAATCCCAAAAACTCATTGTTGGTTCTACAGTTAAAGAATAAACAAGTAATGAAATAAAAAAAGAAACCCAGCCTAAAATGGTGTTCCACTTATTGAAATTGAATGACATATAATTATGTTTCAGTATGTGTTTGACCACACAAAGAAACTATTTTTTTGTCTAAAGAAAAGGTTAAAAAAATTTTTTTTGATTTTTTCTTCAAAAATACTTGCAGAAATAAAAAATGGGTGTAAATTTGCACTCGCATTAAGGAATTAATGCAGGTTTAATGGCTCATGGTGTAATGGTAACACTACGGTTTTTGGTGCCGTCTTTCTAGGTTCGAGTCCTAGTGAGCCAACAAAAAAAAGGTCTGATTTTCAGGCCTTTTTTATTTTATATGTGTTTGAAAATTAAGACAATAAAAAAGGACTCAAAAATTGAGTCCTTTTTTGTTTTATAAATTTTGCTACGCCTTTACTAAGCATCTTTTATTTCTTCTGGGAAGACTATTAAAATTGTGTTAAAATATTTTGACATTCATGATTTTAAATTTATCTACGTTTTTAATTATAAGAAAAAAGCTGTTAATTTAAAATCTAATTTCAATTATTATTTGATATAAAAAATTCTTGCAAGGATAGTGTAAAGCTCAACACTTTAAATTTTTGAGTAAAAATTAATTTCAAACTATTTACGTTATGTTAAAAAACATTTTAAATTTAGAAGGTGTTTCTACTTTAGGTAGAGATGAACAAAAAAAAATTAATGGAGGTTTATTGAACCCTACATGTATTCCTACTGGTCAAGAACGAATTTTGACATCTCCAGAAGGTCAACCTGTTGCAATAAATTGTCAATGGAATTGTGGTGGTCAACTAATTTGGGGAGGGTGTGGAATTTAATACACTGAATATTTAAGGAGTGTTTAATACACTCCTTAATTTTAAATTGTTAAAATGAGATTTTTATTTATTTGTTTATTGTTTGTAAATATATCGTATTCCCAAGAATCTTTCTTTATGGGATATGTTTATTCTAAAACTACAAATTTACCAATTGAAAAAGCAACTATAAAAGTTAGAAATGGAGATGATTATTTTACAACTATTTCAAATGAAAAAGGACAATTTAGATTTTTAAACTTTCAAAAAGACGATAAGTACATTGAAATTGAAATCTCTCATATCTCTTATGAGAAAAAAAAGTGGCAAGGGTTTAATGATTCAAAGTTTTACTTAATTGAAAAAACAAATGAACTAAGTGAGATAAATATTTCTTCAGAAAAAGAAAAAATAATTTATGAATTACCTATTTCAGATAGGATACTTACCTGTGTTAGAAATTTTAGTTGGGAGCACAAAATAGCTACTTTTATACCATATGAAACTAAAAATGGGGATAGAGTAATAAAGAAAATAATTTACGCTATTTCTGACTTTGAAGGAGTTAAAGGTCTGAAGTACCAACCTTTTATTTCGAATCTTTATTCTGTGGATACAATAACCAAATTACCTGATAAGGCGTTAATTGAAAACGGGATTAAAGTTGTTAAGAATAATGAAAAAAAATGGGTTGAGGTGGATGTTTCTGAATATAACTTGAAGATGCCTTCAGAGGGAATATTTGTTGTGATGGAATTACTAAGTGAAGATAAATACCCTTTTGGATATATTCAGTCTAATATTGGTGTAATATCTGCTGTTCCAGCAATTAAAGCATATAAATATAATAAAAAATATATACGAAAATCATATCAGAATTTTCCAGTTTATACAATTCCTGTGGATTTAAGTAA contains:
- a CDS encoding DUF2723 domain-containing protein, producing MSFNFNKWNTILGWVSFFISLLVYSLTVEPTMSFWDCGEYIATAAKLEVGHPPGAPLFQMMGAFFSMFAIGKENIALMVNMMSVFSSAFTILFLFWSLTIILRKVVSSFTEINKDNAIAILGSAFVGSLAFTFSDSFWFNAVEAEVYAMATFLIALLFWLGLRWEQEMHLPKGNKWLLLIALVVGLSFGVHFMALLTIPSIGFLYYFKHYEKVTIKNFIVANIVVVSILLFIFKLLLPWTMTFFGATEVFMVNNLGLPFNSGTIFVTILLIAFFYFGLKYTRQNGKVFYNTLILCVLFILIGFSTWMMLPIRANAKTPINENNPSDAREVLAYYNREQYGEQKLFYGPQFSDSYAGLDENNPYTDDKPNYERDYKKGEYVIVNEYKNGSQNTDDNHKAFLPRLWSNEHAVNYMRFTNVLDFKVKPEYAEEEELLQVVSEFRTAYASGKLEIDDYDKFLKSYGHYLDVEKPSTIDNLTFMFEYQFGYMYWRYLMWNFVGRQNDKQGEYDLKDGNWISGINFIDEIRLTSQENLPADWKNNKGRNTYFFLPFIIGLIGFFFHARKDLKSFYVVLALFLFTGLALKIYLNERPFEPRERDYALVGSFYVFAIWIGIGVYAIYDTIKKYIQPKIAAPVVITACLLATPVLMASQNWDDHDRSGKRTAVASARAYLDSCEPNAILFTIGDNDTFPLWYLQEIEGYRTDVRIVNTSLLMTDWYIDTMKSKAYESDPVPISFSHEDYVSEKRDYLAFEKRTDARLDVNEFFNFISSDDPRTLIELQNGHHIQFYPTNKIRIPVDKSEVLKHKVVNPKLADSIVPYIDVDIKGNALYKNRLMMLDIVRNNNWKRPIYFSPGAFADDDYIWMKEFLQLDGMVYRLVPIRTPLPEDAYTFDMGRLDTDIMYNIIMKWDWGNGDSPKIYHDPETRKDCISHRTNMARLMNQLITEGKKDKAKKIIELALAKMPIDYYEFYSTVDPFADGYYKIGETQNAQKLLSKLASKYQDELRYYSGIHPSDQNDMAIDIITAIERYRGLLEVAKNNNDTAFYNQMKATFNATNKRFERFGRDME
- a CDS encoding carboxypeptidase-like regulatory domain-containing protein, producing MRFLFICLLFVNISYSQESFFMGYVYSKTTNLPIEKATIKVRNGDDYFTTISNEKGQFRFLNFQKDDKYIEIEISHISYEKKKWQGFNDSKFYLIEKTNELSEINISSEKEKIIYELPISDRILTCVRNFSWEHKIATFIPYETKNGDRVIKKIIYAISDFEGVKGLKYQPFISNLYSVDTITKLPDKALIENGIKVVKNNEKKWVEVDVSEYNLKMPSEGIFVVMELLSEDKYPFGYIQSNIGVISAVPAIKAYKYNKKYIRKSYQNFPVYTIPVDLSNKWVEQDCHYLMDVEF